The following are from one region of the Anomaloglossus baeobatrachus isolate aAnoBae1 chromosome 1, aAnoBae1.hap1, whole genome shotgun sequence genome:
- the LOC142291220 gene encoding uncharacterized protein LOC142291220: MAPRVDTEKLITAVETHPPLWDTRVDGYHDRLTVERHWNQVAEEVYPNNAWSRCSPAKRAKYVDLVKRRWRSARDQYRREYNPIPSSSSQGRKRRYIYYEQISFLAPILEVTQTEDNLDESDDEPTAGPSATATSASEQEPAREDIEIPETQQDAANESHEGGTESAQTNTQGSSTQQTTTPATQSTQTNVLPRFAPQPLRARRIRRPEEMRSLPEIIDTRIIHIMNTLIPETDAERFCRSLSTSLTKIPSDRQERVRAAMLTLLSASQAEQEPVRVYEAIENWRTIMQQHTVPNTTDNQNTISTQTTMATVIVNNPLLQQSGQPSIASSTLFPTPIRQGYVATNTGALSTVQSATSQQPMNYMNLQPTQTTSYFTQPTNIGGLPNLFPGSTYPQSFMMPHYPISTMLPTPHLQTSVNYPQGQQHTHTQYPITHVDPQVYSTTGNVLGQTSMQQTVPHTTVASNRNVVQQTTASIPENTISEATQNNILSNTQVTSLEDLVDL, encoded by the exons atggcaccacgggtggacacggagaaacttataacagctgtcgagactcacccaccattatgggatacacgtgtagatggttaccatgaccgactgacagttgagcgccattggaatcaagtagctgaggaagtgtaccccaataatgcatggtctagatgttctcctgcaaagcgtgctaaatatg ttgacttggtaaaaaggcgttggcgttcagcccgtgatcagtaccgaagggagtacaaccctataccatcctcatccagccaaggccgcaaacgcagatatatttattatgaacaaataagcttcctagcacccatcttagaagttacaca aacggaggataatcttgacgaatcagatgatgaaccaacagcaggtccctctgctacagccacctcagcatcagaacaagaacctgccagagaagacattgaaattcctgagactcaacaagatgcagcaaatgaatcacatgagggtgggacagagagtgcacaaaccaacacccaaggctcatcaacgcaacaaacaaccacaccagctacacaatcaacacaaacaaatgtacttccacgttttgcaccacaacctctacgtgcaagaagaatccgcagacctgaggaaatgagatccttaccggaaataattgacacacgcattattcacataatgaacactttaattccagaaacagatgccgagcgtttttgtcggtctttatctactagcttaaccaaaattccttcagataggcaggaacgtgtaagagctgctatgcttaccctactgtcagctagtcaggcagaacaggaaccagtgagagtgtatgaggccatagaaaattggcgtaccattatgcaacaacatacagtcccaaacacaacagacaatcaaaatacaatttcaacacaaacaacaatggcaactgtaatagtcaataatccactattacaacaatctggacaaccttcaattgcttcaagtacgttattcccaacaccaattagacaagggtatgttgcaaccaatactggtgccttaagcactgtacaaagtgctacctcacagcaacccatgaactatatgaatttacaaccaactcaaactactagttactttactcaacccacaaatattggtggtttacctaatttgtttccaggttcaacatacccacaatcattcatgatgcctcattatccaatctcaactatgttacctacaccacacttacaaacatcagtcaactatcctcaaggtcaacaacatacacacacacaatacccaattacccatgtagatccacaggtgtactcaaccacaggcaatgtgttgggacaaaccagcatgcaacagactgttccacacactactgtagctagtaataggaatgttgttcagcaaacaactgcttccattcctgaaaataccatttctgaggccacacaaaacaacatactcagcaacactcaggttacttcactagaagatcttgttgacttgtga